From a single Nymphaea colorata isolate Beijing-Zhang1983 chromosome 4, ASM883128v2, whole genome shotgun sequence genomic region:
- the LOC116252602 gene encoding putative pentatricopeptide repeat-containing protein At3g01580 isoform X1, whose translation MMELVAAPKCLLLSPPLYQRADDHLFPRAKVCKSGSPKLISSFSDMCSLHYIACYACQRDFMSSRSRLVCADIFLDDPCPSTCKIWRKSVFLEQFTTNCAITLKNVKSLRARRLGLFLCDFECTRHCMSLNDHVNGDIDSKFIMNYGGNFVSQGGTNRKRHGDFRVSETAAEMDPSSWNLLIKEYTKKGLHEDGIRVFMEMMDLGVLPDEYTLPCVIQAFTCCQNLRLGRQIHGYVLKMGAGCDIFVNNSLLAMYCKCSSMKNASNVFKGMPKRDVVSFNTLIAGFDESGKPLEALGMLNVMYLGGVKPNLLTCLAALSACASYKLLIHGQEIHAFALRNGFVNDDFLTSATIHMYMKCGNWCTAERVFCADSLKNVVSYNVMMSGFVDNRYAMKAMMLFFEMLMHGIQPDSATMVALVASCSELLDLELGRQIHSLVVKHGMHTLKEIETSLIDMYCKCGRAEMGLHLFEKSPNKNLVMWGCIIEGCAQSGQGYKALDLLRKLHLSGGRADLLAILSGLRVCSSLKHKYFGIELHGFSIKMAFESDVFIGGALTDMYSKCGDIGAAWKVFLRLPMKDVISWNAIIAGSLQNGDAELALKCFWDMQAENVSANSVTIACVLAACSHLSLLFYCQQIHGYVLRNGLDSNVLVCNSLISSFARCGGIQHAWAVFCNMSSKDDTSWNSMLLGFGMHGLTDRSLDLFRKMKESGVKPNHTTFAAILSSCSHAGRVEEGWKHFESMKDYGLTPMVEHYTCMVDLLGRAGWLKQAVDLIRQMPSDPDPVVWGSLLGSCKVHRDDNLANYVANRLFELDSENVGYHVLLSNIYADFGRWEDVNSIRAHAKEVGLKKKPGCSWIEVGNEVHVFTAKDRSHCQLEEIYSVIKSLTENMKSVGYLPQMQ comes from the coding sequence ATGATGGAGCTTGTTGCGGCCCCAAAGTGTCTGTTGCTCTCCCCTCCCCTCTACCAACGAGCAGATGACCACCTATTCCCTCGTGCTAAGGTATGCAAATCCGGCAGTCCTAAATTGATTTCCTCATTTTCTGACATGTGTTCCTTGCATTACATTGCGTGCTATGCATGCCAGAGAGATTTCATGAGTTCTAGATCAAGACTCGTGTGTGCTGACATTTTCCTGGATGACCCTTGTCCTTCTACTTGCAAAATATGGAGAAAATCTGTTTTCCTTGAGCAATTCACTACTAACTGTGCCATCACTCTGAAGAATGTAAAATCACTTCGAGCTCGGCGTCTGGGACTGTTTCTTTGTGATTTTGAATGTACAAGACATTGCATGTCTCTAAACGATCACGTGAATGGTGACATAGATTCAAAGTTTATAATGAATTATGGTGGCAATTTCGTGAGTCAAGGAGGCACTAATAGAAAGAGGCATGGTGACTTTCGTGTTTCTGAGACTGCTGCAGAAATGGACCCATCATCATGGAATCTACTGATAAAAGAATATACAAAGAAGGGACTCCATGAGGATGGTATTCGGGTGTTCATGGAAATGATGGATTTGGGGGTTTTGCCGGATGAATATACATTGCCTTGTGTGATTCAGGCTTTCACGTGTTGTCAGAACCTGAGACTGGGGCGGCAGATTCATGGTTATGTGTTGAAAATGGGGGCTGGATGTGACATATTTGTCAACAATTCTCTCCTAGCAATGTACTGCAAATGCAGTTCAATGAAGAATGCATCTAATGTCTTTAAGGGTATGCCGAAGCGGGATGTTGTTTCTTTTAACACGTTGATTGCTGGATTTGACGAGTCAGGCAAGCCTTTAGAAGCTCTTGGAATGCTCAATGTGATGTATCTTGGAGGTGTTAAGCCAAACTTGTTGACGTGCCTTGCTGCTTTATCTGCATGTGCTTCTTATAAATTGTTGATTCATGGACAGGAAATTCATGCATTTGCACTTAGAAATGGATTTGTTAACGATGATTTCCTGACAAGTGCAACCATCcatatgtatatgaaatgtGGGAATTGGTGCACTGCAGAGCGTGTCTTCTGTGCAGATTCTCTGAAGAATGTTGTTTCTTATAACGTAATGATGTCTGGATTTGTAGACAACAGATATGCAATGAAGGCAATGATGCTATTTTTTGAAATGCTGATGCATGGCATCCAACCTGATTCTGCAACAATGGTTGCTCTAGTAGCATCATGTTCTGAACTGTTGGATCTTGAGCTTGGAAGACAAATTCACAGTCTGGTTGTGAAGCATGGAATGCATACCTTGAAGGAGATAGAAACTTCCCTCATTGATATGTACTGCAAGTGTGGAAGGGCTGAAATGGGTttgcatttgtttgaaaaatctccTAACAAGAATTTGGTTATGTGGGGTTGCATAATAGAAGGCTGTGCACAAAGTGGTCAGGGATATAAAGCATTAGACCTGCTTAGAAAGCTGCATCTGAGTGGAGGAAGAGCAGATTTGTTGGCTATTCTCTCTGGACTTCGTGTTTGTTCATCTTTGAAGCACAAGTATTTTGGCATCGAGCTTCATGGATTCTCCATCAAAATGGCCTTTGAATCTGATGTTTTTATTGGAGGAGCTCTGACTGATATGTATTCAAAGTGTGGAGACATTGGTGCTGCTTGGAAAGTTTTTCTTAGGCTTCCCATGAAGGATGTGATATCATGGAATGCCATAATCGCCGGTTCTCTACAAAATGGTGATGCAGAATTGGCGTTGAAATGTTTCTGGGATATGCAAGCTGAGAATGTCAGTGCAAACTCTGTAACAATTGCCTGTGTACTTGCTGCCTGTTCTCACTTATCTTTGTTATTCTACTGCCAACAGATCCATGGTTATGTACTACGTAACGGACTTGATTCAAATGTTTTGGTTTGTAattccttgatttcttcttttgcaaGATGTGGTGGAATACAGCACGCGTGGGCTGTTTTCTGTAACATGTCTAGTAAGGATGACACATCTTGGAATTCAATGTTGTTAGGCTTTGGAATGCATGGTCTTACTGATCGATCACTTGAtttatttagaaaaatgaaagaatcagGTGTCAAGCCCAACCACACCACATTTGCAGCCATTCTATCATCATGCAGCCATGCAGGTAGAGTCGAAGAGGGATGGAAGCACTTCGAAAGCATGAAAGACTATGGTCTTACCCCTATGGTTGAACATTATACTTGCATGGTTGACCTCCTTGGCCGTGCTGGCTGGCTGAAACAGGCTGTTGATTTGATTAGGCAGATGCCTTCTGATCCTGATCCTGTTGTTTGGGGTTCATTGCTTGGGTCTTGCAAAGTCCACCGAGATGATAACTTAGCAAATTATGTAGCCAATAGACTTTTTGAACTTGACTCTGAAAATGTTGGATATCATGTGTTGCTATCCAATATATATGCTGATTTTGGCAGGTGGGAGGATGTCAATAGCATCAGGGCACATGCAAAAGAGGTGGGCCTTAAGAAAAAGCCAGGTTGCAGCTGGATAGAAGTTGGCAATGAGGTTCATGTGTTCACTGCAAAAGATAGGTCACATTGCCAATTGGAGGAGATATATTCTGTGATTAAGAGCTTAACAGAAAACATGAAGAGTGTAGGATATCTTCCCCAGATGCAGTAA
- the LOC116252602 gene encoding putative pentatricopeptide repeat-containing protein At3g01580 isoform X2 produces MMELVAAPKCLLLSPPLYQRADDHLFPRAKRDFMSSRSRLVCADIFLDDPCPSTCKIWRKSVFLEQFTTNCAITLKNVKSLRARRLGLFLCDFECTRHCMSLNDHVNGDIDSKFIMNYGGNFVSQGGTNRKRHGDFRVSETAAEMDPSSWNLLIKEYTKKGLHEDGIRVFMEMMDLGVLPDEYTLPCVIQAFTCCQNLRLGRQIHGYVLKMGAGCDIFVNNSLLAMYCKCSSMKNASNVFKGMPKRDVVSFNTLIAGFDESGKPLEALGMLNVMYLGGVKPNLLTCLAALSACASYKLLIHGQEIHAFALRNGFVNDDFLTSATIHMYMKCGNWCTAERVFCADSLKNVVSYNVMMSGFVDNRYAMKAMMLFFEMLMHGIQPDSATMVALVASCSELLDLELGRQIHSLVVKHGMHTLKEIETSLIDMYCKCGRAEMGLHLFEKSPNKNLVMWGCIIEGCAQSGQGYKALDLLRKLHLSGGRADLLAILSGLRVCSSLKHKYFGIELHGFSIKMAFESDVFIGGALTDMYSKCGDIGAAWKVFLRLPMKDVISWNAIIAGSLQNGDAELALKCFWDMQAENVSANSVTIACVLAACSHLSLLFYCQQIHGYVLRNGLDSNVLVCNSLISSFARCGGIQHAWAVFCNMSSKDDTSWNSMLLGFGMHGLTDRSLDLFRKMKESGVKPNHTTFAAILSSCSHAGRVEEGWKHFESMKDYGLTPMVEHYTCMVDLLGRAGWLKQAVDLIRQMPSDPDPVVWGSLLGSCKVHRDDNLANYVANRLFELDSENVGYHVLLSNIYADFGRWEDVNSIRAHAKEVGLKKKPGCSWIEVGNEVHVFTAKDRSHCQLEEIYSVIKSLTENMKSVGYLPQMQ; encoded by the exons ATGATGGAGCTTGTTGCGGCCCCAAAGTGTCTGTTGCTCTCCCCTCCCCTCTACCAACGAGCAGATGACCACCTATTCCCTCGTGCTAAG AGAGATTTCATGAGTTCTAGATCAAGACTCGTGTGTGCTGACATTTTCCTGGATGACCCTTGTCCTTCTACTTGCAAAATATGGAGAAAATCTGTTTTCCTTGAGCAATTCACTACTAACTGTGCCATCACTCTGAAGAATGTAAAATCACTTCGAGCTCGGCGTCTGGGACTGTTTCTTTGTGATTTTGAATGTACAAGACATTGCATGTCTCTAAACGATCACGTGAATGGTGACATAGATTCAAAGTTTATAATGAATTATGGTGGCAATTTCGTGAGTCAAGGAGGCACTAATAGAAAGAGGCATGGTGACTTTCGTGTTTCTGAGACTGCTGCAGAAATGGACCCATCATCATGGAATCTACTGATAAAAGAATATACAAAGAAGGGACTCCATGAGGATGGTATTCGGGTGTTCATGGAAATGATGGATTTGGGGGTTTTGCCGGATGAATATACATTGCCTTGTGTGATTCAGGCTTTCACGTGTTGTCAGAACCTGAGACTGGGGCGGCAGATTCATGGTTATGTGTTGAAAATGGGGGCTGGATGTGACATATTTGTCAACAATTCTCTCCTAGCAATGTACTGCAAATGCAGTTCAATGAAGAATGCATCTAATGTCTTTAAGGGTATGCCGAAGCGGGATGTTGTTTCTTTTAACACGTTGATTGCTGGATTTGACGAGTCAGGCAAGCCTTTAGAAGCTCTTGGAATGCTCAATGTGATGTATCTTGGAGGTGTTAAGCCAAACTTGTTGACGTGCCTTGCTGCTTTATCTGCATGTGCTTCTTATAAATTGTTGATTCATGGACAGGAAATTCATGCATTTGCACTTAGAAATGGATTTGTTAACGATGATTTCCTGACAAGTGCAACCATCcatatgtatatgaaatgtGGGAATTGGTGCACTGCAGAGCGTGTCTTCTGTGCAGATTCTCTGAAGAATGTTGTTTCTTATAACGTAATGATGTCTGGATTTGTAGACAACAGATATGCAATGAAGGCAATGATGCTATTTTTTGAAATGCTGATGCATGGCATCCAACCTGATTCTGCAACAATGGTTGCTCTAGTAGCATCATGTTCTGAACTGTTGGATCTTGAGCTTGGAAGACAAATTCACAGTCTGGTTGTGAAGCATGGAATGCATACCTTGAAGGAGATAGAAACTTCCCTCATTGATATGTACTGCAAGTGTGGAAGGGCTGAAATGGGTttgcatttgtttgaaaaatctccTAACAAGAATTTGGTTATGTGGGGTTGCATAATAGAAGGCTGTGCACAAAGTGGTCAGGGATATAAAGCATTAGACCTGCTTAGAAAGCTGCATCTGAGTGGAGGAAGAGCAGATTTGTTGGCTATTCTCTCTGGACTTCGTGTTTGTTCATCTTTGAAGCACAAGTATTTTGGCATCGAGCTTCATGGATTCTCCATCAAAATGGCCTTTGAATCTGATGTTTTTATTGGAGGAGCTCTGACTGATATGTATTCAAAGTGTGGAGACATTGGTGCTGCTTGGAAAGTTTTTCTTAGGCTTCCCATGAAGGATGTGATATCATGGAATGCCATAATCGCCGGTTCTCTACAAAATGGTGATGCAGAATTGGCGTTGAAATGTTTCTGGGATATGCAAGCTGAGAATGTCAGTGCAAACTCTGTAACAATTGCCTGTGTACTTGCTGCCTGTTCTCACTTATCTTTGTTATTCTACTGCCAACAGATCCATGGTTATGTACTACGTAACGGACTTGATTCAAATGTTTTGGTTTGTAattccttgatttcttcttttgcaaGATGTGGTGGAATACAGCACGCGTGGGCTGTTTTCTGTAACATGTCTAGTAAGGATGACACATCTTGGAATTCAATGTTGTTAGGCTTTGGAATGCATGGTCTTACTGATCGATCACTTGAtttatttagaaaaatgaaagaatcagGTGTCAAGCCCAACCACACCACATTTGCAGCCATTCTATCATCATGCAGCCATGCAGGTAGAGTCGAAGAGGGATGGAAGCACTTCGAAAGCATGAAAGACTATGGTCTTACCCCTATGGTTGAACATTATACTTGCATGGTTGACCTCCTTGGCCGTGCTGGCTGGCTGAAACAGGCTGTTGATTTGATTAGGCAGATGCCTTCTGATCCTGATCCTGTTGTTTGGGGTTCATTGCTTGGGTCTTGCAAAGTCCACCGAGATGATAACTTAGCAAATTATGTAGCCAATAGACTTTTTGAACTTGACTCTGAAAATGTTGGATATCATGTGTTGCTATCCAATATATATGCTGATTTTGGCAGGTGGGAGGATGTCAATAGCATCAGGGCACATGCAAAAGAGGTGGGCCTTAAGAAAAAGCCAGGTTGCAGCTGGATAGAAGTTGGCAATGAGGTTCATGTGTTCACTGCAAAAGATAGGTCACATTGCCAATTGGAGGAGATATATTCTGTGATTAAGAGCTTAACAGAAAACATGAAGAGTGTAGGATATCTTCCCCAGATGCAGTAA